Proteins encoded together in one Macrobrachium rosenbergii isolate ZJJX-2024 chromosome 45, ASM4041242v1, whole genome shotgun sequence window:
- the LOC136829960 gene encoding uncharacterized protein — translation MKVSSLALAWVAGCLSVLRADGRKDPSSGASYSQPQDFEASFWTARDPRDDVTRLSVEPYKVILKTNTDKINALRGKLLGLISEEAKQLSSNNQSIVSIAFLAFGVILFDVLTDAIFGDQSDLVASLVGGSAAAHSRETMLPGLGLFGDNINNLAEVVLNMLTIYLYRDESPDCGERLLCESNQQAVSRGFLDSLVTYLSGFSVSFFLRQAPLSQNLEAMRAGRKGQNCVELYPKCSISL, via the exons ATGAAGGTGTCATCTTTAGCATTGGCGTGGGTGGCCGGGTGCCTCTCCGTACTCAGGGCAGATGGCCGGAAGGACCCTTCGTCAGGAGCCAGTTATTCTCAACCACAA GACTTTGAGGCTTCATTCTGGACAGCTAGGGATCCCAGGGATGACGTCACGAGGCTGTCGGTGGAACC GTACAAAGTGATTCTAAAGACCAACACAGATAAAATTAATGCGCTCCGTGGCAAGTTACTTGGACTCATCAGTGAAGAGGCGAAACA GCTGTCTTCCAACAACCAGTCCATCGTCTCCATCGCCTTCCTCGCCTTCGGCGTGATTCTATTCGACGTCCTGACAGACGCCATCTTCGGGGACCAGTCAGACCTGGTGGCGTCGCTCGTCGGAGGGTCAGCGGCGGCCCACAGCCGGGAGACGATGCTCCCCGGGTTGGGTCTCTTCGGGGACAACATTAACAACCTGGCCGAGGTCGTCCTCAACATGCTCACGATTTACCTGTACAG AGATGAAAGCCCAGACTGCGGGGAGCGCCTTCTGTGCGAGAGCAATCAGCAGGCTGTCAGCAGGGGCTTCCTGGACTCCCTAGTCACCTACCTCAGCGGATTCAGCGTGTCCTTCTTCCTCCGTCAGGCGCCCCTGTCGCAGAACCTGGAGGCGATGAGGGCCGGGAGGAAAGGGCAGAACTGCGTGGAGCTGTACCCGAAGTGTTCCATATCTCTCTAA